AAGGTTCCCCACCAAGTGCGAACTTCGGGGTTGGTGAAGTCCGGAAATTGACAGCGACCAGGCCATACAAATCCTTCCATAAAATAATCATCCCCGCGTCGGCAGAAGTAATTATTCTCCTTACCCTGCTTAAATACCCAATACTGATCATCGACCTTGATTCCAGGATCGATCATAACTACGGTCTTAAAGCCATCAGCCGCTAAATCAGCAATCATCTTCTTGGGATCAGGAAAGTAACGCTTATTCCAAGTGAAACAACGGTATCCGTCCATATAGTCGATGTCGAGATAAATGGCATCGCAGGGGATCTCACGTTTTCTAAACTCTGAGGCTACATCGCGTACCTTCGCTTCTGGATAGTAGCTCCAGCGACACTGGTGATACCCTATCCCCCATAGCGGTGGCATATAATGTGTTCCGGTAATGCTGTGGTACCGCTTCACCACATCGATCATTTTCGGACCATGGATATAATAGTATTGCAGTTCGCCTCCCTCGGACCAGAAGCTCGTTTGGTCATGATGTTCTGCTGCGAAGTCGAAAAATGTCTTGAATGTATTATCGAAAAAGATACCATAGGCATCTCCTTGAGTAACTCCAATATAAAATGGAACCGTTTTGTAAAGTGGATCCTGATTGAAAGCGTAGGAATAGGTATCCGAATTCCAGTTTCGAACACGCTTGCCACGCAGATTCAAATTCGTCGCCTTATCCCCCAAGCCAAAGAAAACCTCATCGGCCTGTGCTTCCTTCGTACAGTACACATAATACCCACCAAAGTCCACATTTTCTTCCCAATGCATAGGCGCAAAGTCTGCATTCAATACTTTCTCCTCCGCGCTCCCGAAAGAGATAAAGAAGTTATCCTTCTTGATAAAACAGGTTACCGCATTGGTCTTGACTTTATAGTGTGTCTCCGATTCTTCTAATTGATAATTGACATACTCATCGGGTTTATGGTTGATAGCGTATGAAAAATCAGCTAAAAAAACACCCTCAGGTGCTAATCTGACGCGGATAATCTCTTCCGAGACAACCTTCACCTCCACCTTCGCGCGACCATCAGTGAAATAAAATACATTCCGGTCTTGCGAAAATCCTTTGACAGTGGTTAAATATTGTTTTTCTATCCGTGGTAAATCAAGTACAGGGTTATTGACGTGTTGCATGCCGTCTTCTAGACTTTCAGGGATAGGTATGATATCATTTGCAAACTCTTCTTTTTTGGTAGTATCAGCCATCTTTTCCTAATTCATTTGGAGATATTAACAGTTATTTTTGTTCGATTTAAATTACGATATATTTTAGAAAAACCACTATCGCAGATAGAAATCTTTTGAATATGGCAAAAAAAAGTACAACTCTAGCTACCTATCTAAAGAAGATTTCGTTAAGAATTTGTAAAGGAAACATATGACATATTAAATACATAAAAATGCTTACCTTTGTAAGCCTTATTAAATTCTAGCCCCAGTAAGGCTAGAGGGTCTAATATTGTCATTATTTAAAATGAAATTATCACAATTCAACTTTAATTTACCTGAATCTTTACTTGCCTCTGAACCATCTGAACAAAGAGACGAATCGCGTCTTATGGTTTTACACCGTGACAGTGGAAAAATTGAGCACAAAATCTTCAAGGACGTTTTAGATTATTTTGATGATAAAGATGTAATGATCTTAAATAACACCAAGGTATTCCCTGCCCGTATGTACGGAAACAAAGAGAAAACCGGTGCTACAATTGAAGTATTCTTATTGCGTGAGTTGAACAAAGAACTTCGTTTATGGGATGTATTAGTAGATCCTGCTCGTAAAATCCGTGTAGGAAACAAACTATACTTCGGCGATGACGACTTACTTGTTGCTGAGGTAGTAGATAATACGACATCTAGAGGACGTACCATCCGTTTCTTATTTGACGGTACAGACGAAGAATTCCGCAAAAACATTGAAATCCTAGGGGAAACACCTCTTCCTAAATATATCAAACGTAAAGCAACACCAGAGGATAAATTCCGCTACCAGACGATCTACGCGAAAAACGAAGGTGCCGTAGCAGCTCCGACAGCTGGTTTGCACTTCTCGCGCGAATTGATGAAGCGCCTAGAGCTTAAAGGGGTTGAGTTTGCTGAAGTAACATTGCACGTTGGTCTTGGTACTTTCCGTACAGTGGAGGTAGAAGATTTAACAAAGCATAAAATGGACTCTGAGCAATTCATCATTACGGATGAAGCGGCTAAATTGGTAAATAAGGGTATTGATAATAAACGTAAGATATGTGCGGTAGGTACAACATCTATGCGCGCGATCGAGTCTTCGGTATCTGCTGACAAACACTTGAAAGCAGCGAACGATTGGACAAGCAAGTTCATCTACCCTCCTTACGATTTCAGTATCGCAAACTCAATGATTACTAACTTCCACACGCCACAGTCTACCTTATTGGTAATGATTGCTGCATTCGCAGGTTATGAGAATACTATGAATGCTTATGAAGTTGCTGTAAAAGAGAAATACCGTTTCTATTCATACGGCGATGCGATGTTAATTATCTAAGAATATAGCATAAAGAAAATAAAAAGGAGGCCTAGGCCTCCTTTTCTGTTATTTACTATCTTTGTCTTTATGAACCAAAACTTTGTTATCATTGTTGCCGCGGGTAGCGGTTCGCGCATGTCTAGCGATCTTCCAAAACAATATATGTTGCTAGCCACTAAGCCTATCCTCATGCATACCATAGCGAAGTTCGCCGAGGCAAACATTCAAGCCAAGATCATCCTGGTTATTTCAGAAAATATGCAGACTTTCTGGAAAGAACAATGCAAGGAATATGGTTTCGAAATTCCCCATCAAATATGCTACGGCGGCGCCAGCAGATTTCAGAGTGTAAGAAATGGATTACGTTACATACAAAATACCTATCAACTATCTCCCGGCGATGTGATTGGCGTACATGACGCTGCAAGACCCCTCGTATCTCAGACATTAATCGAAAACCTATATCAAACCTGTTGTACGGAAAATCCAGCAATTATCCCTGCCGTTCAGAGCAGCAACTCTGTTCGATTAGGTAATTTGAAAGAAAATATAGCGGTAGATAGAGATCAGGTGTGGTTGGTTCAGACGCCTCAGGTATTTGAAGCATGCCTATTCCAAGAGGCTTATAAACAGAAAGAGGAAACCACGTTTACGGACGATGCCTCAGTAATAGAAAAAATGAGCAACGGCTTAACCATCTATCCAGGTGATCATAAGAATATTAAAATCACCTTTAAGGAAGATATCGCCATTGCTCAATATTACTTAAATAATACTATTTAAGCTCATTTAAGCGTTTCCTCGAATAACTCTTAATAAAACGACAATAACAGCAATTACCAATAAAATGTGGATGATACCACCTGTAGCATAACCTCCTAAGAAGCTAATTGCCCAGATAATTACTAAGATTACAGCGATTAAATACAAAATATTTCCCATAGTAGTAAAGTTTTGATTTGTTTTAAATTATTTAAACATATTATCAACTTTCTAACAACTCATATGATAAAAGGTTTGCAACAAGCTGTTAAATTTTTAAAAAAATTTGTCTCGACTCAATAAATGGAGCAGTACTTAGTATTAAGTAGTTAGTAATTAGACCTATGGCGGGGACTAGATGTTAGGTATAAGATTTCAGATATAAGAGTATGGTTTTTAGTTTTGAACCAGGAAAGAAAGGATTTAAGGATTGGCAGGATCGGGTAAAGTATGGGATGATGACATTTACATCGTAATTGTGTGTTTCAGGAGACGTTTAGTGAAACGTCTCTACGCGGTGGTTGTGTAACATGAACTGTGTCAATGGGGAATTAACCTAAACCTAAAAGCTCTTATCTAGCCTGATTCTATCACCAAATTTAATGTAGAGTTGGGATATCGTCAGTGCCCAGTTATGTGCGGGCATAGTCCATTTTTTGGAAATATCCTTGATGATCAAATACATCAGTTTTAAGAGCGCCTGTTCTGAGTTGAAAGCTCCCTTTGTCTTGGTTATCTTTCTGATCTGTCGATGCATCCCCTCGATGGGGTTAGTCGTATATATAATCTTTCGTATCTGCTGATCATATTCGAAGAAGGTGGAAAGATTTACCCAATTTTCCAGCCATGACTTAACTGCTAGAGGATATTTCTTCCCCCATTTTTCCTCGAACAACAGCAGGTTCTCATAACCCATTTCTTCATTGACCGCTCTGTAGATTGGTTTCATGTCGGCTATTACTTCCCTTTTGTCCTTATCTGTCACATAGCGTATGCTCGAACGGATCTGATGAACAACACAGAGCTGGATCCTGGTCTTTGGAAATATGGCCTCTATAGCTTCAGGGAAGCCCTTAAGCCCGTCAATACAGGCAATCAGGATATCCTCAACACCGCGTTGCTTTAGGTCCGTAAGAACCGAAAGCCAAAATTTAGCGCCCTCATGTTCTGAACTATAAAGCCCGATCAGGTCTTTACGACCATCCATACCTATACCCAATATATTGTAGATGGCTCTTGATTCTACCGTTCCGTTCTGACGAACCTTATAGTGCATGCAGTCCAGAAATACAAAAGGATAAACAGCTTCTAAGGGGCGACTTCGCCATTCATTGACAGCAGGCATGACGCTTTCGGTAATCCGAGAAATCTCTGTCGCGGAAATCTCCATAGCATACATTTCGCGGATGAAATCGCTGATAGCACGCATGCTCATACCTTTGGCATACATACTCAAAACATGACCTTCTAACTGTTCTGTAATGATTAATTGGCGTTTGGGGACAATCTTAGGCTCGAACGTTCCAGATCGATCGCGGCTCGTCTCCAACTCGAAGGTGCCCGTATGCGGACCCCGGACCGTCTTTTTGGTCTTGCCGTTCCTACGATTACTATTGCCTGAGGCTTTTTCTTCTTCAAGATGGTTGTCCATCTCGCCCGAAAGCATCGATTCCAATAAATGTTTCATCAGGGGCGCCAGAACGCCGTCATTGGGAGATAGGCTCTTGCCTTCGGATAATCCTTGAAGCGCTTCTTCCTTGAAGCGTTCAAAGTCAAATGGGGTCTTTTCTTTCATGACCGTATCGTTTGAATAATTGAATATAATGAATTACATCTAATTATTCCCCTGACACAGTTCAGGTTACAGTCTCTACGCGGTTCGTCATGATTAACGCCTTTATAGTTCAAAATTGTATAGAAGTCAATTGGACGCCAATGCGTAAAGACGTTTCACTAAACGTCTCCTATAAAAAATACAATCCATCCCTTCATATGTCACTATACCCGATCCTGCCAATCCTTAAATCCTTCCTTTCCTGGTTCAAAGACAAGTGATCCTTCCTTTCTTCAAAAATAGTACTAACTACCAACTACTAGTCAAACCCCTTTCAAACCCAATGTAAACCCAATACAAACCCCAATCAAACCCGCTCCAGAAGGGCTATGAAAGGGCTCTACAATGGTTATGCAAGGCCTTAGTTCAAAACAAGGTATAACTAGCCCCTGAACAGGGCGAGAACTTAAAAAAAGAAGATCAGGATTGCTTTATTCAGCGATATCGATCGCTAAGCCATCATAGGCAACGAAGACGCCATCGGGCAGATCTTTTTGTATATCTTGATGCTTACCGAAGCGGTGGCTGATATGCGTTAAATAGGTTTGCTCGGGAGCAATGCGCTTAACGACATCGAGGGCTTCGTCCAAGGTGAGATGGGAAATATGCGGATCTTTCTGCAGGGCATTGAGCACTAAAACCTTTACTCCTGCGAGCAAGGCATAGGATTCGTCGGAGATGGTTTTCGCATCGGTAATGTAGGCGAAGTCGCCAAGACGAAAACCGAGAACGGGCATTTTGAAGTGCATAACTTCAATTGGAAGTATGGATGCGCCGTAAAGTTCAAAGGCTTGACCGGCTACTATTTCCTCCAATTCCAATTGAGGCACTCCCGGATATTTATATTCGCTAAAAGCGTAATAGAATTCCTTTCTTAAAGCGTCGTGTGTAGCCTTATTGGAATAGATAGGGATAGACTGCTGCTGTTGGTAGTTGTAGGCGCGCACGTCGTCCAAACCGGCAATATGATCTTTATGGGAATGCGTCATCAGAACTGCATCCAAACGATCCACATGCTGACGCAACATTTGATAGCGGAAATCGGGACCTGTATCAATGACTACAGCATGCTCATTATATTCCATGAGGATAGACGACCGCAAGCGATTGTCCTTTTTATCTGTAGATTGACATACAGGGCAATGGCACGCAATAACGGGCACACCCTGCGAAGTACCGGTACCTAAAAATGTTACTCTCAAATCGTCTCTATCGTCTTTTTAATATTTGTATAAAAGGGCTGTAGCTTTTCACTAATCAGCGATTCGTCAACCTCTATACCTTGTAATATCTGTAAAAGTGATTGTACTTTCATGTCCACACTGGAAAACTTGTTAACAACCACCACCTTAGAGGTTTGTAAGATACAAGCTCCCGTACGGAAGGATCCCTTCTCATAACGTAATTTGAAGCCTAAATCACTAAAAAGAACCTCTAACTTATCTAAACTAGTTTGTGTAAGTGGAATCATATATTAATATAGACAATATAACAAAGCTGTGTTAAACCGTCAATTTTTTCTTGCTTTTGTTAAATAGCTTAACGTTGGAATATTCGGTCAAAAAACCTAAGCCGTAAGCGATTAGTTGGGTATAGGCAGCGATAACAGCAAGGAAAGCGACCTTGAGGCTCTTGCACACAAATAAGGCATGTAAGAACAGCATCAACGTGTATAAAAACATGAATGTGTTGCCGATCCATCCCAACCAGTTAAAGACAGCCATTTCATTCATAGTCAGCAGATTGATCGCATTGATCATGATCAGCCCGAAGACACCAATAGTAAAGACCGCAGGCAGCGCATGCACGGGTTTTAATTCCGATGGATAGCGTTGCCAAATATCAATCCTACCCTTTCCGAAATTATAGGTTTGCCGATAAAATTGTTGGAAATTCGCCCGGCGTTTATGATAGACAAAGGCCTCGGGAATCAAGCCGACCTTAAACCCTTCATTGATCATTCGGATACTGAATTCTATATCTTCTGATCGTCTGGAGAGTTTGAAACCTTGTGTCTTCTCCCAAACAGCGCGCGAGATACCCAAGTTAAAGCTGCGCGGATGGAACTGCCCTACATGCTTTTTATTGCCACGGATACCGCCCGTTGTGAATGGACTCGTCATGGAATAAGAGATTGCTTTCTGGATGGCTGTGAAGGATTTATGAGCGGCATCAGGACCACCAAAGGCATCCCAATTGTCGCGTTGCAAGCCGATCAGCACATTCTTAAAGTAATCCGTCGGAACAATAATATCTGAGTCGAATACAATGAAAAAATCACCTTTGGCGCGCTCGAAGCCGTAGTTTCTGGCGAAGCCCTGACCTTCATTTTCTTTATAGAAATAATGTACGTCCAGTGTATCTTCAAATCGCGTTACAATATCCTCTGATGGTCTTGAGGAACCATCTTCAACGATGATGACCTCAAAATTCTTATACTCCAGCTCGGTCAAAGACGCTAATAATTCTTTGATCTCAACAGGACGATTGTAAAGAGGAATTATAATCGAAAAGAACATGTTAGATGACTTGGTCGATATGGTATTTATTTCTGTCTGAACCGTTCCTTGCTACCAATTCGGCGACAAATCCAGTGAGGAAGAGTTGCGTTCCTAGGATAATCGCTACAAGCGACAGGAAGAACATCGGCTGGTCGGTTACATTTCTGTAAGCAGTACCATTGGCGATACTCATCAGCTTGTCAGCGATAAGATAGATGGTGATAAAAAATCCAAGTAAAAAGCTGATTACACCTAATGGTCCAAAGAAGTGCATTGGGCGTTTGGCAAACTTCCCAACAAAGAAAATAGACATTAGGTCGAGGAAGCCCTTGACAAAGCGTCCGGGACCGAATTTGGTTGTTCCGTATTTTCTAGGGAAGTGCTGTACGACTTGCTCTTGAATTTTACTAAACCCAGCCCATTTTGCTAAGACCGGAATATATCTGTGCATCTCGCCGTAGACCTCGATACTTTTCACAACGTCCTTCTTATAGGCTTTTAAGCCACAGTTGAAGTCGTGTAAGTTGTCAATGCCTGACATGCTCCGTGTAACCGAGTTGAATAATTTGGTCGGAATAGTTTTAGTCAATGGATCATAACGTTTCTTCTTCCATCCGGACACTAAATCAGCATCTTGGTTCATGATGCGATCATAAAGTTCCGGTATTTCATCAGGACTGTCTTGTAGATCGGCATCCATCGTAATGACCACATTACCTTCAGCCGCGGTAAACCCAACGTTCAATGCTGCCGACTTTCCGTAATTCCTACGGAAGCGAATACCTGTAACATGTTCATTTTCGGCCTTAAGTGATTTAATCACCTGCCAAGAACGATCTTTACTACCATCATCAACCATGATGATCTCATAAGAGAAGTTGTTCTCGTCCATGACCCGTTTGATCCAGGCAACCAATTCTGGAAGAGATTCTTCCTCGTTATATAGTGGTATAACTACTGATATATCCATAATAATAAAAAGCAAAGGTATCATTTTCCAATGATACCTTTAGCATATAAACGGTTACGTTTAATTAAGATTTTTCGTTTTGCCAAGGATGAGCGTCGCCCGAAGGCGCCGGGCTTTGGAAAATTGGTCTTTCACGTTTGAAGATCGCTGCAAAGATTAGCGATAATACAAAGTACATTAAAATGGAAACCGCTAAGCCTTTAAGGATTTGGCCAATTGACATCTCCGCTAAAGCATTTCTCTGTTGTTCCAACATTTCAATAGTATTATCGATATTTTCATCGTTAGCACCTGTAGCTTCCATCGTTTCGATGGTCATATTAATCGTGTTGTCGATTGCTTCCTGCTGCAAAGTCGGGTTAACCATATTCCAAACACTTACCCCCAATGTGCCAATTACTGCAGTAATGGCCATCATGATAAAGATGTTTTTTAACGCTGTAGAGAAATCCCAATATCCTCCCGCAGCTTTTCTCAGCGAGATCACGAAGAAGACAGCAACGATTAGGAAAACCACATAATTTACGAAACCTGCTGCCGCAGAAGAGGTGAACAGGGATGTAGCCGATACGGTGATGTATAAGGAAATGATGGATAGGATAAATGAAATTACACCAAGGACAACGCCTTGAATAATTGCTTTCTTCCTTACATCTGTCGTGTTTTCAATGGTCTGATTCATCATTATTTATTAAAGTTTATAATTAATTGGTAGAGTGCTGTATCTAAAGACTTGTTAGCTGCATTGGCCTCATAGTCTGCCAATTGCTCTGCTGAAGGCTTTGGCTCACTAAAGAAACCAATAATAGGATAGAATAGTTCAAATAATTCCTCTTCTTCAGTAAGCGTTTTAGCTACTTGAGCTGCTGCCGCAAAATCACTTTCGATTAAGATCTGATTCGCGATAAGCTTTTCGTAGATACGATATTCATCTTGAAACTCATCTTCTTCTACTAACAAAAATTCTTTCAGGAAGTCTTCTAAGGAAGGTTCGATATCATCATCTGCACACTCGCGAAGATATAATAAGATGTTCAACATCTCCGACCCTCTATCGATGGTTTCCTCTTCAATGGCTTCCCATTCTTCCGAATCTAAGTAATCTTCTTCTAATTTCTCGACATCAGCAGCAAAGAAATTAATCATTAACAAATCGAATGCGTATTCGCGAAGTTCTTCAAAACGTTGTTCATCATCAAATACCGTATCCAAATTGGCCACTTTGTCCATAAATGGTGCATCTGATTCGAATACATCCAGCAATGCCGCTAGCACATTACTCGCTTCTAATCCTTCGCTCTTAGCGTATGAATTGATACTGGCTTCTAAGGCCTTTTTTACTTTCTTATCCATATTAATCGTTGATTAAGGTTTGATTATTGTTGATAACCGCAAGCACTTTTCCCGTTAGCTCTTGTCCGAAAAGCGGGCTGTTTGCAGATTTCGACTTATTAGTTTTGGCGTCAAACGTCCATTTTTCGCTAGTGCTGAATAACACTAAATTCGCTTCTGCCCCTTCTTCGACCTTTGGTTGCTCTAGATTTAAAATAACACGCGGACCGACAGAAAGTTTCTCAACGATTGTTTCGGCGCTTAGTCCAGCTTTAATTAGCAGAGGCAAAACAGTTTGCGAGGCAATGATGCCATTGTAAGCAATTTGGAATTCAACGTTCTTAAATTCGATCTCGTGTGGTGTATGTTGGGAAACAATCGCATCGATTGTTCCATCTTTCAACCCTTTTAATAAAGCCTTGACGTCTTTTTTTGTACGCAACGGCGGGCTCACTTTATAGTTGCTATCGAAGCCTTTCACTTCTTCATCGGTAAACACTAAGCTATGCGCTGCAACATCACAGGTTACCTTCAAGCCTTTTGCTTTAGCTTTTTTGATCAAATCAACAGATTCTTCCGTAGAGATTGTGCTGAAATGAATAGGCGCTTCATTGTATTCAGCTAAGAAGAGATCGCGCGACACCATAATAGACTCCGCTAAATTCGGAATACCTTTCATCCCTAGATAAGTGCTTACATCGCCCTCATTCATTTGGTTTCCACCAGCGATAGAATCATCTTCCGGATGCGACATGATCAATCCATTAAAGCCTTTTGCATATAAAAGTGCGCGCCCCATAAGGCCGGCTTGTTGTACACTGTGGTTTCCATCAGAGAATGCCACGGCGCCTGTTTGTTGCATGTCATAGAGCTCGGCAAGGTCTTTCCCTTCTCTCTTTTTACTGATCGCTCCTACCGGATATACATCTACGATGTTACCTTTTGCCGAATTAACGATCAACGCTACTTCTGAGCGACTATGGATAGGCGGATTGGTATTCGGATGCACCGCAACGGCGGTAAAACCTCCCGCAGCAGATGCTGCAGTTCCAGTTTGTATATCTTCTTTGGTTTCATAACCAGGCTCTCCAAAATTCACATTCAAGTCAAAGAATCCTACCGCTAAGAAGCTATCCTTAGCATCGATCACCTGCAGTTTCTTATCATCTGTTTTGATGCTTTTAGCAATCTTTTCAATCTTTCCATTCTTTACCAGCACATCCACAGATGTAAGGTGCAAAGGATGAGATGCCGAAACTAATGTTGCAGAAGTAATTAATATTGTAGCCATGAAGTATGTTGATAATCTAAAGTTTGCGAAGTAAGTTTAGTATTATTAGGTATGAAAGCAATAACCCCACAGATCGATCTTTTCCAATGAGCATTTTCAAAAACCTTCTGCATACAGGAAACTGTGTTTAGCGAAGACGGGTACAGCTGTTTCATTAAAAAACAAAAGTACAAAATCATTCCAATAGATTGGTAATAGTTTTTGGGATTGCATGAAGAATTTACCCTTTATCCCGCAAAAATTAGATTATTCGTCGTTCGGTGGAGCCGTCTTTATTCGCCCCAGCGAAAGGTATCGAGGTCTAATCCAATCATATCGAGCACGCGGTCTATTACCGTTGCAGCAAGCTCCTCAAAGGTCGCCGGGCGGCTATAGAACGATGGTGATGCCGGAC
The DNA window shown above is from Sphingobacterium hotanense and carries:
- a CDS encoding glycosyltransferase, with the protein product MFFSIIIPLYNRPVEIKELLASLTELEYKNFEVIIVEDGSSRPSEDIVTRFEDTLDVHYFYKENEGQGFARNYGFERAKGDFFIVFDSDIIVPTDYFKNVLIGLQRDNWDAFGGPDAAHKSFTAIQKAISYSMTSPFTTGGIRGNKKHVGQFHPRSFNLGISRAVWEKTQGFKLSRRSEDIEFSIRMINEGFKVGLIPEAFVYHKRRANFQQFYRQTYNFGKGRIDIWQRYPSELKPVHALPAVFTIGVFGLIMINAINLLTMNEMAVFNWLGWIGNTFMFLYTLMLFLHALFVCKSLKVAFLAVIAAYTQLIAYGLGFLTEYSNVKLFNKSKKKLTV
- a CDS encoding 2-C-methyl-D-erythritol 4-phosphate cytidylyltransferase yields the protein MNQNFVIIVAAGSGSRMSSDLPKQYMLLATKPILMHTIAKFAEANIQAKIILVISENMQTFWKEQCKEYGFEIPHQICYGGASRFQSVRNGLRYIQNTYQLSPGDVIGVHDAARPLVSQTLIENLYQTCCTENPAIIPAVQSSNSVRLGNLKENIAVDRDQVWLVQTPQVFEACLFQEAYKQKEETTFTDDASVIEKMSNGLTIYPGDHKNIKITFKEDIAIAQYYLNNTI
- a CDS encoding glycoside hydrolase family 31 protein; protein product: MADTTKKEEFANDIIPIPESLEDGMQHVNNPVLDLPRIEKQYLTTVKGFSQDRNVFYFTDGRAKVEVKVVSEEIIRVRLAPEGVFLADFSYAINHKPDEYVNYQLEESETHYKVKTNAVTCFIKKDNFFISFGSAEEKVLNADFAPMHWEENVDFGGYYVYCTKEAQADEVFFGLGDKATNLNLRGKRVRNWNSDTYSYAFNQDPLYKTVPFYIGVTQGDAYGIFFDNTFKTFFDFAAEHHDQTSFWSEGGELQYYYIHGPKMIDVVKRYHSITGTHYMPPLWGIGYHQCRWSYYPEAKVRDVASEFRKREIPCDAIYLDIDYMDGYRCFTWNKRYFPDPKKMIADLAADGFKTVVMIDPGIKVDDQYWVFKQGKENNYFCRRGDDYFMEGFVWPGRCQFPDFTNPEVRTWWGTLYKGLVEDGVAGFWNDMNEPAVFGRGTFPDDVRHQFEGHRGSHRKAHNIYGMQMVRATYEGLKKLYRNKRPFTITRAAYSGTQRYSSVWTGDNIATWEHLRIGTLQLQRLSVSGMSFCGTDIGGFTGEPDGELYTRWMQFGVFSPFMRVHSAGDTRDREPWSFGPEWEVICKKFIELRYKLLPYIYSVFWQQHKYGDPILRPIALLEQHIAKNLQREEEFMFGDHLLVSPVLHPGQLNKVVYLPEGTWYYYFNNQTYAGSQEHQIDTPLDEMPFFVRGGAIVPEFPVMQYTGEQKIESLKLTYYFAEQSCDSYVYSDHGDTFAYEQDVYMDKHFIAEGQAASVSIRQGEQGLYTPNYSTFDLYLVGLPFTPKQLVVDGLKIDFKTDAEGRSYVQLDRDFKKIIIQ
- a CDS encoding glycosyltransferase family 2 protein; translated protein: MDISVVIPLYNEEESLPELVAWIKRVMDENNFSYEIIMVDDGSKDRSWQVIKSLKAENEHVTGIRFRRNYGKSAALNVGFTAAEGNVVITMDADLQDSPDEIPELYDRIMNQDADLVSGWKKKRYDPLTKTIPTKLFNSVTRSMSGIDNLHDFNCGLKAYKKDVVKSIEVYGEMHRYIPVLAKWAGFSKIQEQVVQHFPRKYGTTKFGPGRFVKGFLDLMSIFFVGKFAKRPMHFFGPLGVISFLLGFFITIYLIADKLMSIANGTAYRNVTDQPMFFLSLVAIILGTQLFLTGFVAELVARNGSDRNKYHIDQVI
- a CDS encoding dihydroorotase gives rise to the protein MATILITSATLVSASHPLHLTSVDVLVKNGKIEKIAKSIKTDDKKLQVIDAKDSFLAVGFFDLNVNFGEPGYETKEDIQTGTAASAAGGFTAVAVHPNTNPPIHSRSEVALIVNSAKGNIVDVYPVGAISKKREGKDLAELYDMQQTGAVAFSDGNHSVQQAGLMGRALLYAKGFNGLIMSHPEDDSIAGGNQMNEGDVSTYLGMKGIPNLAESIMVSRDLFLAEYNEAPIHFSTISTEESVDLIKKAKAKGLKVTCDVAAHSLVFTDEEVKGFDSNYKVSPPLRTKKDVKALLKGLKDGTIDAIVSQHTPHEIEFKNVEFQIAYNGIIASQTVLPLLIKAGLSAETIVEKLSVGPRVILNLEQPKVEEGAEANLVLFSTSEKWTFDAKTNKSKSANSPLFGQELTGKVLAVINNNQTLIND
- a CDS encoding DUF4199 domain-containing protein, whose protein sequence is MMNQTIENTTDVRKKAIIQGVVLGVISFILSIISLYITVSATSLFTSSAAAGFVNYVVFLIVAVFFVISLRKAAGGYWDFSTALKNIFIMMAITAVIGTLGVSVWNMVNPTLQQEAIDNTINMTIETMEATGANDENIDNTIEMLEQQRNALAEMSIGQILKGLAVSILMYFVLSLIFAAIFKRERPIFQSPAPSGDAHPWQNEKS
- the queA gene encoding tRNA preQ1(34) S-adenosylmethionine ribosyltransferase-isomerase QueA; protein product: MKLSQFNFNLPESLLASEPSEQRDESRLMVLHRDSGKIEHKIFKDVLDYFDDKDVMILNNTKVFPARMYGNKEKTGATIEVFLLRELNKELRLWDVLVDPARKIRVGNKLYFGDDDLLVAEVVDNTTSRGRTIRFLFDGTDEEFRKNIEILGETPLPKYIKRKATPEDKFRYQTIYAKNEGAVAAPTAGLHFSRELMKRLELKGVEFAEVTLHVGLGTFRTVEVEDLTKHKMDSEQFIITDEAAKLVNKGIDNKRKICAVGTTSMRAIESSVSADKHLKAANDWTSKFIYPPYDFSIANSMITNFHTPQSTLLVMIAAFAGYENTMNAYEVAVKEKYRFYSYGDAMLII
- a CDS encoding MBL fold metallo-hydrolase; amino-acid sequence: MRVTFLGTGTSQGVPVIACHCPVCQSTDKKDNRLRSSILMEYNEHAVVIDTGPDFRYQMLRQHVDRLDAVLMTHSHKDHIAGLDDVRAYNYQQQQSIPIYSNKATHDALRKEFYYAFSEYKYPGVPQLELEEIVAGQAFELYGASILPIEVMHFKMPVLGFRLGDFAYITDAKTISDESYALLAGVKVLVLNALQKDPHISHLTLDEALDVVKRIAPEQTYLTHISHRFGKHQDIQKDLPDGVFVAYDGLAIDIAE
- a CDS encoding IS256 family transposase; the protein is MKEKTPFDFERFKEEALQGLSEGKSLSPNDGVLAPLMKHLLESMLSGEMDNHLEEEKASGNSNRRNGKTKKTVRGPHTGTFELETSRDRSGTFEPKIVPKRQLIITEQLEGHVLSMYAKGMSMRAISDFIREMYAMEISATEISRITESVMPAVNEWRSRPLEAVYPFVFLDCMHYKVRQNGTVESRAIYNILGIGMDGRKDLIGLYSSEHEGAKFWLSVLTDLKQRGVEDILIACIDGLKGFPEAIEAIFPKTRIQLCVVHQIRSSIRYVTDKDKREVIADMKPIYRAVNEEMGYENLLLFEEKWGKKYPLAVKSWLENWVNLSTFFEYDQQIRKIIYTTNPIEGMHRQIRKITKTKGAFNSEQALLKLMYLIIKDISKKWTMPAHNWALTISQLYIKFGDRIRLDKSF
- a CDS encoding lmo0937 family membrane protein translates to MGNILYLIAVILVIIWAISFLGGYATGGIIHILLVIAVIVVLLRVIRGNA